One bacterium genomic region harbors:
- a CDS encoding PAS domain S-box protein, with product MTAAPVRILVVEDDADDFLILRKIFDGLKRGTYELDRVETYASALKKLESGGHDLCLLDFRLEGRNGLELLQELRRKGSTLPVIFLTGLGSGDMDLEAMRLGASDFLHKDRLDPDSLERSIRYSLERRKAEENRFRLASIVESSHDAIYLVGSGGEILSWNPGAQRTYRYTPDEIIGRPVLSLVPKERQEEFDRHLRVTRQGKSAVNLLETHLTKNGGKARLSICLSPVQDPGGKAMNVSVIARDLTESERSRLTQETLRAERDILLERLQTYLEKMPLAFILTDPNFNYTYWNPAAQLLFGYTFDEVEGKQGLLIGPEAMAALGAEIRETVQKGGGLRGKAITCRRKGGKELLCEWYVSPLRDEVGQFSGMMCMALDITDRAASEKALAESEEGFRKIFQESPIGLALVDLDSKLLFANPGLEHFLGYGSKELVGRPFGEFTHPEDRDKDLERYRELSEGRIHSYEMDKRYIRKDGRVVWGHLTVTLIRNADGKSLYALGMVIDITERIQAEEAQRRLASILEQTQDGVVVSDTRGTILDWNQGAERIYGYKAREIIGRSSDILEPSGKKGEIDEMRRKIMTSLEPVSYETNRLRKDGRLIHIAATLSPMRDMEGRVTGYSAIIRDITEQKKAEEVRAQLAAILQQTTDAVVGTDLDGNIFSWNRGAENLFQYSFEEVLGRPATILSPEDRKHEAQELRAIVLAGENISDFETVRMRKDEKTMDVSISMSPIRDSSGKMIGVSAIHRDISERKKSEESLRQHEEQLRQIEKMNAIGRLAGGVAHDFNNLLSVIGGNAEFLKSSLDAKSPNQEEVGEIQKAVQRGADLAKQLLVFGQKQVSQPQPVNLNEVSADMKKMLKRLIDANVELAIIQDPDLRPILADPGQIQQIILNLVINARDAMPQGGNLILETKRVPAEKLEAEGRPTLPVGDYVRFAVTDTGTGMSPEVQRHIFEPFFTTKANKGTGLGLATVYTLTRKWSGHIFVHSSPGIGTTFTLYFPAMVSVEGFEEKPKQATLIPVGSETILLAEDEDQVRKVLVRSLERYGYKVLPAANGLEAVKVAWDHKGDIDLLLTDTIMPKMNGRELMVELKKNRPKAKVIFISGYPKEVLSQQGILDAGIHLIQKPFELEDLVQHIRRVLDEK from the coding sequence GTGACGGCGGCTCCGGTCCGGATCCTGGTCGTCGAGGACGACGCGGATGACTTCCTCATCCTGCGGAAGATCTTCGATGGCTTGAAAAGAGGGACCTACGAATTGGACCGGGTGGAGACCTATGCCTCGGCCTTGAAAAAACTGGAAAGCGGGGGTCATGACCTCTGCCTGTTGGATTTCCGCCTGGAAGGCCGCAATGGCCTTGAACTTCTCCAAGAATTAAGGCGAAAAGGCTCGACCCTGCCGGTCATCTTCCTGACGGGCCTCGGCTCCGGGGATATGGACCTGGAGGCCATGCGGCTGGGGGCCTCGGATTTCCTCCACAAGGACAGGCTCGATCCCGATTCCCTGGAACGGTCGATCCGCTATTCTCTGGAGCGCCGAAAGGCGGAGGAGAACCGCTTCCGTCTCGCCTCGATCGTAGAATCCTCCCACGATGCCATCTACCTGGTCGGCTCCGGGGGCGAGATCCTGAGCTGGAACCCCGGCGCCCAGAGGACATATCGTTATACCCCCGATGAGATCATCGGACGTCCCGTGCTTTCGTTGGTCCCGAAGGAACGGCAGGAGGAATTCGATCGACATCTGCGGGTGACCCGACAAGGGAAAAGCGCGGTCAACCTGCTGGAAACCCACCTGACCAAAAATGGGGGCAAGGCACGCCTTTCGATCTGCCTGTCGCCGGTCCAGGATCCCGGGGGAAAGGCGATGAATGTCTCGGTCATCGCCCGGGACCTGACGGAAAGCGAAAGGTCCCGGCTGACCCAGGAAACGTTGAGGGCCGAACGGGACATCCTGCTGGAGAGGCTCCAGACCTACCTGGAAAAAATGCCCCTGGCCTTCATCCTGACCGACCCCAATTTCAACTATACCTATTGGAACCCCGCCGCCCAGCTCCTGTTCGGATATACCTTCGATGAAGTGGAAGGGAAACAGGGTCTCCTGATCGGGCCGGAGGCCATGGCCGCCTTGGGCGCCGAGATCCGGGAGACGGTCCAAAAAGGGGGTGGCTTGCGGGGAAAGGCGATCACTTGCCGGCGGAAGGGCGGCAAGGAGCTCCTTTGCGAGTGGTACGTTTCCCCCCTTCGGGACGAAGTGGGGCAATTCTCCGGGATGATGTGCATGGCCCTGGATATCACCGATCGGGCGGCCTCGGAGAAGGCCTTAGCGGAGAGCGAGGAAGGATTCCGCAAGATCTTCCAGGAAAGTCCGATCGGCCTGGCGCTCGTGGACCTGGATTCGAAGCTCCTTTTCGCCAACCCGGGCCTTGAACATTTTTTGGGTTATGGAAGCAAGGAACTGGTCGGCCGGCCTTTTGGGGAGTTCACCCACCCGGAGGATAGGGACAAGGACCTCGAACGTTACCGGGAGCTTTCCGAAGGCAGGATCCACAGTTACGAGATGGATAAACGCTATATCCGGAAGGATGGACGGGTGGTCTGGGGACACTTGACGGTGACCCTCATCCGCAACGCGGACGGGAAGTCCCTTTACGCCTTGGGGATGGTCATCGACATCACCGAACGGATCCAGGCGGAAGAAGCCCAGCGGCGGCTGGCTTCCATCCTGGAACAGACCCAGGACGGGGTCGTGGTCTCGGACACCCGGGGGACCATCCTGGACTGGAACCAGGGCGCCGAGAGGATCTATGGCTACAAGGCCCGGGAGATCATCGGCCGTTCCAGCGACATCCTGGAACCTTCGGGAAAAAAAGGCGAGATCGACGAGATGCGCCGAAAGATCATGACGAGTTTGGAGCCCGTCAGTTACGAGACCAACCGGCTCCGCAAGGACGGGCGCCTGATCCATATCGCGGCGACCTTGAGCCCCATGCGGGACATGGAAGGACGGGTCACCGGTTATTCGGCCATCATCCGGGACATCACCGAACAGAAAAAGGCCGAGGAGGTCCGCGCCCAATTGGCGGCCATCCTCCAGCAGACCACGGACGCGGTGGTCGGAACGGACCTGGACGGCAATATCTTCAGTTGGAACCGCGGGGCGGAAAACCTGTTCCAATACAGTTTCGAGGAGGTCCTGGGCCGTCCGGCCACGATCCTCTCTCCCGAGGACCGTAAGCATGAGGCCCAGGAACTGCGGGCCATCGTCCTGGCGGGGGAGAACATCTCCGATTTCGAGACGGTCCGGATGCGCAAGGACGAAAAGACCATGGACGTCTCCATCTCCATGTCCCCCATCCGGGACTCCTCGGGAAAGATGATCGGCGTTTCGGCCATCCACCGCGACATCAGCGAGCGCAAGAAGTCCGAGGAATCCCTGCGCCAACACGAGGAGCAACTACGCCAGATCGAGAAGATGAACGCCATCGGCCGGCTGGCGGGCGGTGTGGCCCACGATTTCAACAACCTGCTTTCGGTCATCGGCGGGAACGCCGAGTTCCTGAAGTCCAGCCTGGACGCCAAGAGCCCCAATCAGGAGGAGGTCGGCGAGATCCAGAAGGCGGTCCAACGGGGGGCCGACCTGGCCAAACAACTGCTGGTCTTCGGCCAGAAACAGGTCTCCCAGCCCCAGCCGGTGAACCTCAACGAGGTCTCGGCGGACATGAAGAAGATGCTCAAGCGCTTGATCGACGCCAATGTGGAGCTGGCCATCATCCAGGACCCGGACCTCCGTCCCATCCTGGCCGATCCGGGCCAGATCCAGCAGATCATCCTGAACCTGGTCATCAACGCCCGGGACGCCATGCCCCAGGGCGGGAACCTCATCCTGGAGACGAAACGGGTGCCGGCGGAAAAACTGGAGGCCGAGGGCCGGCCGACGCTCCCTGTCGGGGATTATGTCCGCTTCGCGGTCACCGACACGGGCACGGGCATGAGTCCCGAGGTCCAGCGGCATATCTTCGAGCCCTTCTTCACCACCAAGGCCAACAAGGGGACGGGGCTGGGGCTGGCCACGGTCTATACCCTGACCCGCAAATGGAGCGGGCATATCTTCGTCCATTCCTCGCCGGGGATCGGGACCACCTTCACCCTTTATTTCCCCGCCATGGTCTCGGTGGAGGGTTTCGAGGAAAAGCCCAAGCAGGCCACCTTGATCCCGGTGGGGAGCGAGACCATCCTCCTGGCGGAGGACGAGGACCAGGTCCGCAAGGTCCTGGTCCGTTCCCTGGAACGCTACGGCTACAAGGTCCTGCCGGCGGCCAACGGGTTGGAGGCCGTGAAGGTGGCCTGGGATCACAAGGGGGACATCGACCTGCTCTTGACCGACACCATCATGCCCAAGATGAACGGCCGGGAATTGATGGTGGAACTCAAGAAGAACCGGCCCAAGGCCAAGGTGATCTTCATTTCCGGCTATCCGAAAGAGGTCCTTTCCCAACAGGGCATATTGGATGCCGGGATCCATCTGATCCAAAAACCATTCGAATTGGAGGACCTGGTCCAGCATATCCGCCGGGTCCTGGACGAGAAATAG